In Oceanobacillus sp. FSL K6-2867, one DNA window encodes the following:
- a CDS encoding GTP pyrophosphokinase family protein: MRWEVILAPYKQIVEELKVKLRGMRAQFELESSHSPIEFVTGRVKPVHSIMEKAEMRGISLDKIDTEIQDIAGVRVVCQFVDDIYTIVDMLHTRTDFTIVEEKDYIANKKTSGYRSYHMIIEYPVETIHGTKLHLAEIQIRTLAMNFWATNEHSLNYKYEGKLPEEVESRLQRAAEAAFKLDEEMSKIKSEIQEAQRIFHRK; the protein is encoded by the coding sequence ATGAGATGGGAAGTAATCCTTGCTCCATATAAACAGATTGTTGAAGAGCTAAAAGTAAAACTGAGGGGTATGCGTGCACAATTTGAACTTGAATCCAGCCATTCTCCAATTGAATTTGTAACAGGTCGTGTAAAACCAGTACATAGTATTATGGAAAAGGCTGAAATGCGAGGAATATCGCTTGATAAAATCGATACGGAAATTCAGGATATTGCTGGGGTTCGCGTTGTTTGTCAATTTGTTGATGATATTTATACAATAGTAGATATGCTTCATACGAGAACCGATTTTACGATAGTCGAAGAAAAAGATTATATCGCGAATAAGAAAACGAGTGGCTATCGCTCGTATCATATGATTATTGAATATCCAGTTGAAACAATTCATGGTACAAAGCTGCACCTTGCAGAGATTCAAATAAGGACGCTCGCAATGAACTTTTGGGCAACTAATGAGCATTCCTTAAATTATAAATATGAAGGTAAACTGCCAGAAGAGGTAGAGTCCAGGCTGCAGAGAGCGGCAGAAGCGGCATTTAAATTAGATGAAGAAATGTCTAAGATAAAAAGCGAAATTCAGGAAGCACAACGAATATTCCACCGCAAGTAA
- the prpE gene encoding bis(5'-nucleosyl)-tetraphosphatase PrpE, with protein MKIDIIGDIHGCFDELQSLFKALDYEQKGDIFVHQNNRIPVFLGDITDRGPNSIAVIELVYQMVANHKKALYVPGNHCNKLYRYFLGNNVQQKHGLETTVAEYEALPAREQKFVQKQFLTLYEQAPLYLQLPELNVIIAHAGIKENLIGRTDKKAKTFVLYGDISGEFDSSGRPIRRDWAKHYHGKVWIVYGHTPVMEPRILNKTINIDTGCVFGNQLTAFRLPEEKIISVPSQQPLLEEKFTYF; from the coding sequence TTGAAAATTGATATTATCGGCGATATCCATGGCTGCTTCGATGAATTGCAATCCTTATTCAAAGCATTGGATTACGAGCAAAAAGGAGATATCTTTGTCCATCAAAATAATCGAATACCAGTATTTCTGGGAGATATCACCGACCGCGGCCCTAACTCTATAGCAGTTATCGAACTTGTATATCAGATGGTTGCAAATCATAAAAAAGCACTTTATGTTCCAGGAAATCATTGCAATAAGCTATATCGTTATTTCCTAGGCAATAATGTCCAGCAAAAACATGGTTTAGAAACAACAGTCGCTGAATATGAAGCTCTCCCTGCAAGGGAACAGAAATTTGTCCAAAAGCAATTTCTCACACTTTATGAGCAGGCGCCTCTTTATTTGCAGTTGCCAGAACTGAACGTTATTATCGCTCATGCAGGGATAAAAGAAAACCTGATTGGCCGTACCGATAAAAAGGCCAAAACCTTCGTATTGTATGGCGATATTAGTGGTGAGTTTGACAGCAGCGGACGACCGATTCGCAGGGACTGGGCAAAACACTACCACGGGAAAGTTTGGATTGTTTATGGACATACACCAGTAATGGAGCCGCGTATCCTAAATAAAACAATAAATATTGACACTGGATGTGTATTCGGCAACCAATTAACAGCGTTTCGTTTGCCTGAGGAAAAAATCATATCTGTTCCATCCCAGCAACCACTGTTGGAAGAAAAGTTCACCTACTTCTGA
- a CDS encoding ClpXP adapter SpxH family protein, translated as MSWNQTELTSSNHTNTSANYSYIDIVQKPIEIFVFIDPLCAECWSLEPYLKKLSVEYGRFFTIRQIVSGQLRALNTDSFDKPRKLKEIWERTAKRTGMSCDGDFWIENPVSYPWIASLAIKAAELQGKKAGMLFLRKLQENLFLKKQNISDEDVLLQCAKEAKLDVEEFERDLFSSSAKKAYQCDLKLTREMEVDYIPTIVFFNQVAEEEGIKISGLYPYEIYELVLKEILQRTPIPSVKPPLETFLQYYEVVGTKEISVVYDWSLAKTEKEMKKLQFQQVVEKIPAKYGSFWKYNF; from the coding sequence GTGAGTTGGAATCAAACTGAGCTTACAAGCTCAAATCATACAAACACATCGGCCAATTATAGCTATATTGATATTGTGCAAAAACCGATAGAGATTTTTGTATTTATTGATCCGCTTTGTGCGGAATGCTGGTCCTTAGAGCCTTATCTAAAAAAACTGTCTGTTGAATACGGACGTTTTTTCACTATACGCCAAATTGTAAGTGGCCAACTTAGAGCACTCAATACAGATTCATTTGATAAACCGAGAAAATTAAAAGAAATATGGGAAAGAACTGCCAAACGTACTGGTATGAGCTGTGATGGAGATTTCTGGATCGAAAATCCAGTATCATATCCATGGATTGCATCACTTGCAATTAAAGCTGCAGAGCTTCAAGGTAAAAAGGCAGGAATGTTGTTTCTGCGAAAGTTACAGGAGAATCTTTTCTTAAAAAAGCAGAATATTTCAGATGAAGACGTGCTGCTTCAATGTGCGAAAGAAGCTAAGCTAGACGTTGAAGAATTTGAAAGAGACCTATTCTCGTCCTCTGCCAAAAAAGCATACCAATGTGATTTAAAGCTAACGCGCGAAATGGAAGTAGACTATATCCCAACCATTGTATTCTTTAATCAGGTTGCCGAAGAGGAAGGCATTAAGATTTCAGGCCTTTATCCATATGAAATTTATGAGCTTGTATTGAAAGAAATACTGCAGAGAACACCGATCCCTTCCGTAAAGCCGCCTTTAGAAACCTTTTTACAATATTACGAGGTAGTTGGTACCAAAGAGATTTCAGTGGTTTATGATTGGTCACTTGCAAAGACGGAAAAGGAAATGAAGAAGCTGCAATTCCAGCAAGTGGTCGAAAAAATTCCAGCAAAATATGGATCCTTTTGGAAATATAATTTTTAG
- a CDS encoding globin gives MEHIVHGTIYDAIGGFDTIDKLVNAFYKRVGKHPKLIPIFPEDLTETARKQSLFLTQFFGGPRLYEAERGHPMMRRRHLPFEITPSRRDAWLDCMAEALDEAGIEEPYRTAIFEKLTLTANHMMNTPE, from the coding sequence ATGGAGCATATTGTACATGGAACGATTTACGATGCCATTGGCGGATTCGATACAATAGACAAACTAGTTAATGCCTTTTATAAACGTGTTGGAAAACATCCAAAACTTATACCAATATTTCCAGAAGACCTCACAGAAACTGCAAGAAAGCAGAGTCTTTTTTTAACGCAGTTTTTCGGAGGTCCAAGGCTTTATGAAGCAGAACGCGGCCATCCAATGATGCGAAGACGTCACTTGCCATTTGAAATTACTCCTTCCAGAAGAGATGCTTGGCTAGATTGTATGGCAGAAGCGTTAGACGAAGCAGGAATCGAGGAACCATACCGCACGGCTATATTTGAGAAATTGACCCTTACTGCAAACCACATGATGAACACGCCTGAATAA
- a CDS encoding CYTH domain-containing protein, whose product MTQEIEIEFKNLLEKEEYDYLLKNIPFPTEGKLQINHYFETSNFSLKEQGCALRIREKHGKYTLTLKEPHPDGLLETHDLLTKQEALSWINGTIIPKYNTSKQLLQKDIQLEKLVYCGSLSTLRREVSDQGVLLVLDYSTYNDQADYELEVEANSQKEGLRIFHQLLEENKIKERATPNKIERFFHSLEN is encoded by the coding sequence ATGACACAAGAAATAGAAATTGAATTTAAAAATTTATTAGAAAAGGAGGAGTATGATTATTTACTAAAAAACATTCCTTTTCCAACAGAAGGAAAACTGCAAATAAACCATTATTTTGAGACCTCAAACTTTTCGCTTAAAGAACAAGGATGCGCGCTTCGGATACGAGAAAAGCATGGGAAATATACGCTAACATTAAAGGAACCACATCCTGACGGCTTGCTTGAAACTCATGATTTATTAACAAAACAAGAAGCGCTGAGCTGGATTAACGGTACCATTATTCCGAAATACAACACATCCAAACAGCTATTGCAAAAAGATATTCAACTAGAAAAGCTAGTCTATTGCGGAAGTCTCTCTACATTGAGAAGAGAAGTTTCCGATCAAGGTGTGTTACTCGTACTTGATTACAGCACGTATAATGATCAAGCAGATTACGAATTAGAAGTAGAGGCAAATTCACAAAAAGAAGGATTGCGTATATTTCATCAGCTGCTCGAAGAAAATAAGATCAAGGAACGCGCAACCCCGAATAAAATTGAACGTTTTTTCCACTCGCTGGAAAATTAA
- the mgtE gene encoding magnesium transporter produces the protein MSVKQDRHEERYEEKVRERFEEVQNLLLEEKMEGFRTKFLDMHPYDRAIFFQEQDKPNRMNIYSYLSPEEIAEIMINIELEDVTDFFIEMDPRYAAMVFSKMPADDAVDVLNELDKEEVASFLTIMEKDAAEEIKQLLHYEEKTAGSIMTTEYVAIYQNETVKETMQLLKKEAPDAETIYYLFVLDDAKRLVGVLSIRDLIIADEDTRIEEIMSGSVVAVSVAKDQEEVAQMFRDYDFLALPVVDFQYHLLGIITVDDILDVMEEEASEDYSRLAAMSDTDKRDDTALTSAKRRLPWLVILLFLGLFTASLIGRFEETLNQVAVLAIFIPLIAGMAGNTGTQALAVAVRGIATGDYDKEGKMKLILREAVTGLITGTVCGILIAIVIYLWQGNLFLGLLVGVSILASLLVATLAGSLIPMLMHKFNIDPAVASGPFITTINDIISILIYFGMATTFMRYLI, from the coding sequence ATGAGCGTGAAACAGGATAGGCATGAGGAACGATATGAGGAAAAAGTGAGAGAACGATTTGAGGAAGTACAAAACCTCTTGCTAGAGGAAAAAATGGAAGGTTTTCGAACGAAATTTCTTGATATGCATCCATATGATCGAGCTATTTTTTTCCAGGAGCAAGATAAACCGAATCGAATGAATATATATTCTTACTTATCACCTGAAGAAATTGCTGAAATCATGATCAATATAGAACTGGAAGATGTAACAGATTTTTTTATTGAGATGGATCCCCGCTATGCTGCAATGGTATTCTCGAAAATGCCTGCGGATGATGCGGTCGATGTGTTGAATGAATTAGATAAGGAAGAAGTCGCTAGTTTTCTAACCATAATGGAAAAAGATGCAGCAGAAGAAATAAAACAATTGCTGCATTATGAAGAAAAAACTGCTGGTAGTATTATGACGACAGAGTATGTCGCTATCTATCAAAATGAAACAGTAAAAGAAACAATGCAGCTTTTAAAAAAGGAAGCGCCGGATGCAGAAACGATTTATTATTTATTCGTTCTCGATGATGCGAAACGCTTAGTTGGTGTTCTTTCTATTCGTGACTTGATTATCGCAGATGAAGATACCCGAATTGAGGAAATTATGAGTGGGAGTGTCGTTGCAGTTTCTGTTGCGAAAGACCAGGAAGAAGTAGCGCAAATGTTTAGAGATTATGATTTTCTTGCGTTGCCAGTTGTTGACTTTCAATATCATTTATTAGGAATCATTACTGTCGATGATATTCTGGATGTTATGGAAGAGGAAGCGAGCGAAGACTATTCCCGTCTTGCTGCGATGTCTGACACCGATAAACGAGATGATACCGCATTGACATCAGCTAAACGACGCTTGCCATGGCTTGTCATTTTACTATTTTTAGGTCTTTTTACAGCTAGCTTGATTGGCAGGTTTGAGGAAACACTAAATCAAGTAGCAGTTCTAGCCATCTTTATACCATTAATTGCTGGAATGGCAGGAAATACTGGAACGCAAGCACTTGCAGTGGCAGTAAGAGGGATTGCTACTGGTGATTATGATAAAGAAGGTAAGATGAAATTAATTTTACGTGAGGCGGTTACTGGATTAATTACGGGAACTGTATGTGGTATTTTAATAGCGATAGTTATTTATCTATGGCAAGGAAATCTTTTCCTAGGTCTGCTCGTTGGTGTTTCCATTCTAGCTTCATTACTGGTTGCAACACTTGCAGGCTCATTGATACCGATGCTCATGCATAAATTTAATATCGACCCAGCAGTAGCTTCAGGTCCCTTTATTACAACAATTAATGATATTATTTCAATTCTAATATACTTTGGAATGGCAACGACGTTTATGAGATATTTAATCTAA
- a CDS encoding competence protein CoiA family protein: protein MLQAKTKDGRTITLATMNHESIIKLKATGTLYYCPVCGKQVIMKVGIKTIPHFAHKSTADCPSYKGGEGVYHEQGKLMLYQWLMRHNMKVELEVFLPEIQQRPDILVTWNNRRIAIEYQCARVPDKIIKLRNEGYQSVGIIPIWIAGATLFTRYQANSFRIDQFTKQLMQQYNPQMPPVLYYFCPHTAQLAILQDIFITTSTQAIGKLHISALEKRKFTDLFHLQSFTNTELQLLWQKQKYKFRHAQGRKAYGNELTWRRWLYSKGFHLENLPSIIHLPIATQYRMKIPLWNWQSKVCLEIIDPLPMKGLFSIGECQHLLFRQQYNSNYFPLCISQTTPVQEYLRLLERLQVIQKVSKDVYKKFQPITFYHHIEEAVQGDNQLVKELFSQKSNIIRA from the coding sequence ATGCTGCAAGCTAAAACAAAAGATGGCAGAACCATTACGCTTGCGACAATGAATCATGAAAGCATTATTAAATTAAAAGCAACTGGTACGTTATATTATTGTCCTGTGTGTGGTAAACAGGTGATTATGAAGGTGGGGATTAAGACAATTCCTCATTTTGCTCATAAGTCGACTGCAGATTGTCCTTCCTATAAAGGGGGAGAGGGAGTTTATCATGAACAAGGAAAGCTTATGCTATATCAATGGTTGATGCGCCACAATATGAAGGTGGAACTGGAAGTGTTTCTTCCTGAAATCCAACAGAGACCAGATATACTCGTGACATGGAATAACAGAAGAATTGCCATTGAATACCAATGTGCCAGAGTCCCCGACAAAATAATAAAACTACGTAATGAAGGATATCAATCGGTTGGAATTATACCAATATGGATTGCAGGTGCAACTCTTTTTACGCGTTATCAAGCAAATAGCTTTCGGATAGACCAGTTTACAAAGCAATTAATGCAACAATATAACCCTCAAATGCCCCCTGTACTTTATTATTTTTGCCCACATACCGCCCAGCTCGCTATCTTACAAGATATTTTCATAACTACAAGCACACAAGCTATAGGAAAACTTCATATTTCAGCTCTTGAGAAGAGAAAATTCACAGATTTATTTCACTTACAGTCTTTTACGAATACAGAATTGCAGTTGCTATGGCAGAAGCAAAAATATAAATTCCGCCATGCACAAGGAAGAAAAGCTTATGGAAATGAATTGACCTGGCGCAGATGGCTCTATTCCAAAGGCTTTCATCTTGAAAATCTCCCGTCTATTATTCATCTTCCAATTGCCACTCAATATCGAATGAAAATTCCACTATGGAACTGGCAGAGTAAAGTCTGCTTGGAAATAATTGATCCACTTCCCATGAAAGGTCTTTTTTCTATTGGGGAATGTCAACATCTCCTTTTCCGACAACAATACAACTCTAATTACTTTCCTTTATGTATTTCACAAACTACTCCTGTTCAAGAATACCTTAGATTGCTCGAACGCCTTCAAGTAATTCAGAAGGTCTCTAAAGATGTGTATAAAAAATTCCAGCCAATTACTTTTTATCACCATATTGAGGAAGCAGTACAAGGGGATAATCAGCTTGTAAAGGAATTATTTAGTCAAAAATCAAACATAATACGAGCATGA
- a CDS encoding RluA family pseudouridine synthase has translation MNWVIEKNHAGLTIRDYLQAVHGFSRRILIAIKQEGKLLVNDMERSVRYILVEGDVLEIRFPAEKVSDSLQPENINLNIAYEDEAVIVIDKPAGMATMPSKNHPIGTMANGIIGYYTRNDCRFTVHVVTRLDRDTSGLVLVAKDRYSHSLLSKQQQLNQVKRTYIAFVEGHLAADAGTIDAPIARKAGSIIERMVHESGKQAITHYKKRSEVGKNTMVEIELETGRTHQIRVHFSHCGHPLVGDDLYGGSLQSINRQALHCYELSFEHPITKENITIQSMLPEDMKKLLEQHHHQK, from the coding sequence ATGAATTGGGTAATCGAGAAAAATCACGCTGGATTAACCATCCGTGATTATTTGCAAGCTGTTCATGGTTTTTCAAGGAGAATACTTATTGCAATAAAGCAGGAAGGAAAACTCCTTGTAAATGACATGGAAAGGAGTGTTCGCTATATTTTGGTCGAGGGGGATGTGTTAGAAATTCGTTTTCCTGCTGAAAAGGTAAGCGATAGTCTGCAGCCTGAAAATATAAATCTAAATATTGCTTATGAAGACGAAGCTGTGATTGTTATTGATAAACCCGCGGGAATGGCAACGATGCCTTCCAAGAACCATCCAATAGGTACAATGGCAAATGGGATAATTGGTTATTACACGCGAAATGATTGCAGGTTTACTGTACATGTTGTAACGCGATTGGATCGTGACACATCTGGTCTCGTGTTAGTTGCAAAGGATAGATACAGCCACTCATTACTGTCGAAACAGCAGCAGTTGAATCAGGTGAAACGTACATATATTGCGTTTGTGGAAGGGCATTTAGCGGCAGATGCAGGAACCATTGATGCCCCAATAGCGCGCAAAGCAGGTTCTATTATTGAACGCATGGTTCATGAAAGTGGAAAACAGGCAATAACGCACTATAAAAAAAGATCTGAAGTTGGAAAAAATACGATGGTTGAGATAGAGCTGGAGACGGGCAGAACTCATCAAATTCGTGTTCATTTCTCCCACTGTGGTCATCCATTAGTGGGAGATGATTTATATGGTGGATCTTTACAAAGTATCAATAGACAGGCATTGCATTGTTATGAGCTTTCGTTTGAACACCCAATTACGAAAGAAAACATAACAATCCAATCGATGCTACCTGAAGATATGAAAAAACTATTAGAACAGCACCACCATCAGAAGTAG
- a CDS encoding NAD kinase: MKFKIVSKGDERSNKMKATMKQYLSDFDLVYDKVEPDLVISVGGDGTFLEAFHRYNHRLETTAFIGVHTGHLGFYTDWVPSEIEKLIIEIAKTPFQTVEYPLLEVIIRGKTGDKEDRFLALNEAMIKTADGSSVVFDVEIKGEHFETFRGDGICISTPSGSTAYNKALGGAILHPSLEAIQITENASINNRVFRTIGSPLVLPKHHTCFLKPMVDSSFLIQIDHFIKTYTNVKSIQCRVANERIRFARFKQFPFWNRVRDSFVADEDNR, encoded by the coding sequence ATGAAGTTTAAAATTGTTTCAAAAGGTGATGAACGTTCCAATAAGATGAAAGCAACGATGAAGCAGTACTTGTCGGACTTTGATTTAGTATATGATAAAGTTGAGCCGGATCTTGTTATATCGGTTGGGGGAGATGGAACATTTCTGGAGGCTTTCCATCGGTATAATCATCGGCTTGAAACAACTGCATTTATTGGGGTGCATACCGGTCATTTGGGATTTTATACAGATTGGGTTCCTTCTGAAATTGAAAAGCTAATTATTGAAATTGCCAAAACACCGTTTCAAACTGTAGAGTATCCATTGCTTGAAGTAATTATTCGCGGGAAAACAGGAGACAAGGAGGATCGTTTTTTGGCATTGAATGAAGCAATGATTAAGACTGCTGACGGTTCTTCAGTTGTTTTTGATGTGGAAATTAAGGGGGAGCATTTTGAAACCTTCCGCGGAGATGGTATTTGTATATCTACTCCTTCTGGAAGTACGGCATATAATAAGGCGCTTGGCGGGGCAATTTTACATCCGTCCCTTGAAGCAATACAAATAACGGAAAATGCGTCGATCAATAACCGTGTGTTTCGAACAATCGGATCACCATTAGTGCTGCCAAAGCATCATACGTGTTTCTTAAAGCCTATGGTAGACAGCAGCTTTCTTATTCAAATCGATCATTTTATTAAAACATACACAAATGTGAAATCAATCCAATGCCGTGTGGCAAATGAGCGTATTCGATTTGCGCGTTTTAAACAATTTCCGTTTTGGAACAGGGTCCGTGACTCCTTTGTTGCGGATGAAGATAATAGATAG
- the pepF gene encoding oligoendopeptidase F has translation MSKTSKELPKRSEIPVESTWKLEDIFATDELWQEELKKLQQEIPKAEAYKGKLSESADALYELLKLQDDLFKRLGKLYTYSHMRYDQDTTNSFYQGLNAQAEMVLTQASSAMSYVVPEVLQMDENQINQFLEEKEELRLYKKVLDEINRQRPHVLSEKEEVLLAEASEALSSSSQTFSMLNNADLTFPTIVNEQGEEVDLTHGRYSTFLESKDRRVREDAFNKMYDTYGKFKNTFASTLSGAVKTHNFSAKVRNYESARQAALDNNNIPEQVYDNLVEAVNEKLPLLHRYTKLRKKVLKLDELHMYDLYTPLVKEVEMKVTYEDAKDFVFKGLAPLGNEYADILKEAFENRWIDVEENKGKRSGAYSSGSYATNPYILMNWQDDVNNTFTLAHELGHSLHSYYTRKTQPFRYGDYSIFVAEVASTTNEALLNDYLLNNLADEKQKLYILNHFLEGFRGTVFRQTMFAEFEHEIHVRAKDGEALTADKLTEIYYDLNKKYYGEAVVSDEAIGLEWTRIPHFYYNYYVYQYATGYSAATALANGILEGKEGAVDRYLDFLKSGSSDYPIEVLKKAGVDMTSKQPILDALDVFEEKLNEMERMLLE, from the coding sequence ATGTCAAAAACATCAAAAGAATTACCTAAACGCAGTGAAATACCGGTTGAATCAACATGGAAATTAGAAGATATTTTCGCAACAGATGAATTATGGCAGGAAGAATTAAAAAAGCTGCAGCAGGAAATACCAAAGGCAGAAGCATACAAAGGAAAATTATCAGAGTCTGCCGATGCGTTATATGAACTTTTAAAACTGCAGGATGACCTCTTTAAACGTCTTGGAAAACTGTATACATATTCGCATATGCGATATGATCAGGATACTACGAATTCCTTTTATCAAGGGTTGAATGCTCAAGCGGAGATGGTATTGACCCAGGCTTCAAGTGCAATGAGCTATGTTGTTCCAGAAGTACTGCAAATGGATGAAAACCAAATTAATCAATTTCTGGAGGAAAAAGAAGAATTAAGATTATATAAGAAAGTATTGGATGAGATTAATCGTCAGCGTCCACATGTGCTAAGTGAGAAAGAAGAGGTATTACTCGCTGAAGCTTCCGAAGCATTATCCAGCTCATCACAGACGTTCAGCATGCTCAATAATGCTGATCTAACCTTTCCAACAATCGTGAACGAACAAGGGGAAGAAGTTGATCTTACACATGGAAGATATTCTACTTTCTTAGAATCGAAGGACCGTCGTGTGAGAGAAGATGCATTTAATAAGATGTATGATACGTATGGTAAATTCAAAAATACATTTGCATCAACACTCAGTGGAGCGGTGAAAACCCATAATTTTTCTGCAAAAGTTCGTAATTATGAATCTGCAAGACAGGCGGCTCTTGATAACAATAATATTCCAGAGCAAGTATATGATAATTTAGTTGAAGCGGTTAATGAAAAACTACCACTACTGCATCGCTATACAAAACTTCGGAAAAAGGTCCTAAAGCTTGATGAATTGCATATGTACGATTTGTACACACCATTAGTAAAAGAAGTAGAAATGAAGGTTACCTATGAAGATGCAAAGGACTTTGTATTTAAAGGGCTTGCTCCACTTGGAAATGAATATGCGGATATTCTAAAAGAGGCATTTGAAAATCGCTGGATTGATGTGGAAGAGAATAAAGGAAAACGAAGTGGTGCATACTCTTCTGGATCCTATGCGACAAACCCGTATATTTTAATGAATTGGCAAGATGATGTAAACAATACATTTACATTGGCGCATGAGCTAGGTCATTCTCTTCATAGCTACTATACGAGAAAAACGCAGCCTTTCCGCTATGGAGATTATTCCATTTTTGTAGCAGAAGTTGCATCTACGACAAATGAAGCATTGTTAAATGATTATTTATTAAATAATCTAGCAGACGAGAAGCAGAAATTATATATTCTAAATCATTTTTTAGAAGGCTTCCGTGGTACAGTATTCCGTCAGACAATGTTTGCAGAATTTGAACATGAAATCCATGTAAGAGCAAAAGACGGGGAAGCACTTACGGCAGATAAGCTAACAGAAATATACTATGATTTAAACAAGAAATATTATGGGGAAGCTGTTGTTTCAGATGAAGCAATCGGGCTTGAATGGACAAGAATCCCACATTTCTATTACAACTATTATGTGTATCAGTATGCAACAGGATATTCTGCTGCAACAGCACTTGCAAATGGAATATTAGAAGGAAAAGAAGGAGCTGTTGATCGCTATCTTGACTTCCTGAAATCCGGAAGCAGTGACTATCCAATTGAAGTGCTGAAAAAGGCTGGCGTCGACATGACATCGAAACAACCGATTTTAGATGCGCTTGATGTGTTTGAGGAAAAGTTAAATGAAATGGAACGTATGTTATTAGAATAA
- a CDS encoding CotO family spore coat protein: protein MSEKKFANEPLLYIHQPDIGSTKAPMQHNYMGQMKAKQDQSSPEAMHMPKRTNRRHHAFRQGEASDENEEKKMESSQNNEEQQHVASRERRKHFKEMDIQERIDYFLNRPKFAPQVRCEIRTKGKTYRGIMLGKQEEGVVFKTGNRSAPVQIAIDEITEVQILGF from the coding sequence ATGAGTGAAAAAAAGTTTGCGAATGAGCCATTGCTATATATTCATCAACCCGATATTGGGTCGACAAAGGCACCAATGCAGCATAATTATATGGGGCAAATGAAAGCGAAACAAGACCAAAGCAGTCCAGAAGCAATGCATATGCCAAAGAGAACTAATCGCAGACACCATGCGTTCCGTCAAGGGGAAGCTTCAGATGAAAACGAAGAGAAAAAAATGGAAAGCAGTCAAAATAATGAAGAGCAGCAACATGTAGCTTCAAGAGAGCGACGTAAACATTTTAAGGAAATGGATATTCAGGAACGTATCGATTATTTTCTAAACCGACCAAAGTTTGCTCCACAGGTTAGATGTGAAATAAGAACAAAGGGGAAAACATATCGCGGCATTATGCTTGGAAAGCAAGAAGAAGGAGTCGTATTCAAAACTGGAAATCGATCTGCACCAGTACAAATAGCGATTGATGAAATTACAGAAGTGCAAATACTTGGATTTTAA